The genomic window CCAGCCCCTCCTTGAAGATCACGTCGCCCGTGAAGAGCACCTTACGTTCCCGCCAATAGATCGAAACGGACCCGGGAGAATGGCCGGGAGTGTGAATGATCTCCAGTTTCAACCCCTTGACGTCCAGTTCCCCTTCGGCAAGGAAGAAATCGGGCACGTACGCTTCGACATCCATGCCGGCGCCCAGAGAGATCGCCATTTCCCTGAACAGCCGCCAGTCCTCTTCGTTGACGGCAAACAGAGCCGGAGTCCCGTTGAACCACTTGACCGCCTCGACGTGATCCGGATGCACGTGAGTCGACAGGATCAGATCGATGTCGCCGGGTCCCAGGTCGAGCTCCTTCAGGCCGGCGTTCACGTGCTCGAACAGCGTCAGGTGCCCCGGATCGATGAGCACCCTGGCCCCGGCGTCGATCAGGTAGGTGTTGCAGTTGTTGGCGCTCATGGAATTCCACATGAACGCATGAAGTCCTTCCATGATTTTCAATGGTGTGTTCCTTTCCGTCATCAGCCCGTGAGAATCGTTTTCTCCGTTTACGCGATCGCCCGCGTGAATCCCGCCGAATGCCGCGCCCCCGGCACAAAACCGTGAACAGCAGACCGATCGGCGGAAGCACCGGCCCGTTTTCCACACCGATCATTATTAATACACAATAATCTCGAAGACAACCGCACGCGCCTTTCACACCCTGCCGGTGCACCTTTTTGTTTCCACGCCGCTTCGGGAACCCCACCGGTTCGCCCGGCCTCAGGAAAACCCCGCGGACTCGCGCAACCGTTCGATCGTATCGATAGGGAATACCGATATACATTGCCTTCCTCTTTGGAAATATCAATTAGATATCAATTACCTGGTGTGCTAAGGGACACTCGCGAACCCGAACGTTTTTCTTCAATGCCCTGCCGCGGTCCGCTCCGAGTGGAGCGGGCCGATGTTCCCCGACGGCGTGTCCGCCTTGCTTTCCCGGGGCTGCCGACGCTGCGGGAAACGATTGCCATTTCGTGTCGGAGACGGAGCATGATGGATAAGCAAAATGGCCACAACAGGAGGACTTTCCTGAAGACGGCGCTGGCGTCCGCCGCGGGAGCGGTTCTACCCGCCGGCGAGAGCCGTGCCGCCGCATTCAGCCGCGACACCCTGCAGGTCTGGTCATGCGGAGGACTCGCCGAGGCTTTCATGCCCGCCAACGCGCTTTTCGAAGGCAGGACCGGGGTAAGAATCGCCTATACCGGAGCGTTTGCCGCAGCGCTCGGCAAGTCGCTCCTGGGCAATGCCAAAACGGAAGTCTTCGGAGGCCGTGTGCTGGACCTTGCAAAAAAGCTCCGGCAGGCCGGCAAAATGGTTTACTTCAAGCCCTTGTGCTTCACCACCTACGTGTTGGCAACGCCGCGGGGGAATCCCGCGCGCGTACAAAGCGTCCAGGACCTTGCACGGCCCGGGGTGAGAGTGATTCTGGCTCCCGATGCGTCCCCGCCGGGAGGTCAGGCCGCGCAGGTTCTCTTGAAGAAGGCCGGGGTGCTGGAACCCGCGATGAAGAACGCGGTAAGCCTCGGATCCTGCGTGCAGCGCACCATGGAAGAACTTGCGGAAGGCAGGGGAGACGTTTCCGTCGTCGAGCTGAGGCTCACCAGGATGCCCGAGTTTCAAGGCCGGGTGGAGATCATTCCGATTCCTTTCGAATTGTTCCCGCCCCCGCCCCTCACATTCACCATCGGGGTCATGAAAGACGCCGAAGATCGTGCTTTGGCCGATCACTACGTGGAATTCATCACCTCCTCCGAAGGACAGGCGTTTTTCGAGCGGGCGGGATTCATTCCCGCCATTTCGGATCGAGGCAGGGAACTGACGGAAAAACTGGGGGTGAAGGATGCCTAGAGACGAAAGCGCCGGGGCGGCGGCCGTTGCGGCGCCGGGTAGCCGCGTCATGCCGCGTCCGGGTCTGAAAGCGTGGCGAAGACTCGGCCAACTGGCCATGCTCGCGGTCGTCGGGCAGTGGTCCTTTTACGGGATTTTCCGTTGTCCCTTCCTGGTTCCTTACATCAGTTGCGAAACCTGCCCGGTGATCACGTGCCATGGGCGGATACTGAGCCTCTTCTGGGGTTTCTGGCTGCTCCTGCCGTTGTCCGTGGTTTTCTTTGGAAGGGCTTTCTGCGGGTGGGCATGCCCCGGCGGACTGGTCAATCAGCTGCTCGGCACTTCGGCGCCGATTAAGTTGCGAGTGCGAAACGTCCTCACACGGTTTGCACCTTTGGGCATGGTCCTGGGCGTTGCCGTCGCGCTTTACGCGTATTTCGCGCTGGGCCAGCCCCGTGCTGCCGTTCCCATCCGCGTGGGCGGTTTTTTCGAATCCGCGGCCCTCACTTTCGAGCATGCCAACACGCTGTGGTTGGTCAGGACCTTTTTCGTGCTCGGATTCCTGGCCTTGGGACTGGCGCTCGCCAACGGCTGGTGTCGTTTCGCCTGCCCCACGGGCGGCGTGCTGGAGATTCTCAAGAGATTCGCCTTGTTCAGGTTTTACAAGACGAGCGACTGCAACGAGTGCGACAAATGCCTGCAGGTCTGCGAAATGGGAACGCGCCCCGCTGAAATGAACTGCAACAACTGCGGCGACTGTCTCGACGTTTGTCCGGCGGACGCGATCCGTTTCGGCAGGAAGAAGTCCGACTAGATGCTCCATGACGCCCCGAGGCACCAGCCGCACAGCCGGCACCCATGTTTCGACGCGGCGGCCGGCCGGTTTTACGGTCGCATTCACCTGCCCGTGGCGCCGCGCTGCAACATCCGATGCGGCTATTGCAACCGGTCCTGCGACTGTGTCAACGAGAGCAGGCCGGGGGTGACGAGTGTTGTGCTCGAACCCGAGGAAGCCGCATCCCGGCTGGAGAAGGCCCTGCGCGAGATGCCTTTCGTCTCGGTCGCGGGCATCGCCGGTCCGGGCGACCCTTTCTGCGAGCCTGAACGAACCCTGAGAACGCTGGAGCTCATCCGGCGCAAACACCCGGACCTGGAGCTCTGCCTGTCCTCCAACGGTCTGAACGTCCGCGACTTCATCCCTGATCTGTCCGGCCTGGAAGTCCATTTCATGACCGTCACGATGAACGCGGTGTCGCCCGACATCGGCGCCCAAATATACACCGACGTCCGGATCGGGCCCGACGTGCTGCAGGGCCGCGATGCGGCGGCGGCACTTCTTGAAAGGCAGATGGAGACCATTGCCGGGTTGAAGGCGAAACATCTTGCGGTCAAAGTCAACACGGTGCTCATCCCCGGAGTGAACGACCGGCACGTGTGTGCCGTTGCGCAATGCGCGGCGAAGCTGGGAGCCGATCTGATGAACCTGATCGGCATCATCCCGCTCCCGGGCACGGCCCTGCAGGATGTCATCCCTCCATCGGCGTCGCACCTCGCCCGGCTGCGGCGCACGGCCGCGGTCTTCCTGCCCCAGATGCACCATTGCCGACGGTGTCGCGCGGATGCCGCGGGGCTCCTGGCCGACGACCGATCGTGCAGGCAGCTCCCTTCGACCCGGTGCTCCACCGCTTCCGCTTGACTGTCCCCCCGGTTTGAAGCATCCTCTCTTCAATCGTACACGAACAAATGACCCGGGGAGGCTGGAATACCGATGACGCGCTACGCCCTTTCGACAATCGTCGTGATGATCGCGCTCCTGGCGACCGGCTGCATCAAACCCAAAATCACGGTCTTCCCGGATGCGACCGAACCCTTGCTGGAACACACTCTGCAGGGCGAGGGCAAGGACAAGGTCCTGCTGATCCCGGTCAAGGGATTCATCTCGGACACGTCTCGAGGGTTCGTTCTGCGTCAAAAACCGGCCATGGTGCAGGAGATCGTTTCGCAGCTCAAGAAGGCGGAGAAGGACAAGACCGTCAAGGCGGTGCTGCTCAAGGTGGACTCGTCGGGCGGGTCCGTGAGTGCAAGCGACATCCTCTACCACGAAATCATGGAGTTCAAGCGCCGCAGCGGGGCGAAGCTCGTGGCGGTGCTGATGGGGACGGCGGCATCCGGCGGGTATTACATCGCTCTGCCCGCGGATAGCATCGTGGCTCATCCGAGCACGATCACCGGATCGGTGGGCGTCATTTTCATCAGGCCGAAAGTCACCGGGCTGATGGACAAGATCGGCCTCGAGGTCGAGGTGGACAAGTCCGGCAGGAACAAGGACATGGGATCCCCCTTCCGAAAAACCACGGCGGAGGAGCAGCAAATCCTGCAACACCTGATCGATGAACTGGCGAGGAAATTCATTGACCTCACGGTGGCTCACCGCAGGCTCGAGCCGGCCGCCCTGGCCGACGTCTCCACGGCGCGCGTCTATCTCGCCGAAGAGGCTCTTCGCCTGGGACTGGTGGACAAGGTGGGATACGTCGACGATGCTTTGCGAGAGGCGCAGACCCTCGCCGGCCTGCCTCCGAACGCCAGGGTGGTCGTCTACCGGCGGGCCGAATACCCCGACGACAACCTGTACAACGTTTCCACGAGCAAATCCGACGGCGGCAGAATCAGCCTCATCGATCTCGGGCCGGCGGATTCCTTCTCGTCGCTTCACAGCGGCTTCTATTACCTCTGGCTCCCCGGAGCGGGCGGCGAATAATACGAAGTTGCGTTCAAGATGGTTCTTTCAAGCACAAAAGAGCGGGGGAATGATTCCCCCGCACCCCCCAAGTTTCGGCCACACGCGCAAGCGCGTGAGGCCGAGTGCTCGGCGCTGTCGGCGACTGGCCGAAGGCCGCCGCCGCAGCGCCACACGGAGCCCCGAAGCGGCTTGGGGGTGTGGGGGATACGTCCCCCACGCTTTTAGAGTATCATTTAGAACGCAATTATCCATGCCCCCTGCGACACCCGCGAAGCATGAAAACAGACTCACCCGGGAATCTATTTTCTAGGTAAATCCGTATAAGGCGCTCCAGGCAAACCTCACCCGGGAAGAGGCCTGGCTCCCGGGGCGGGCGGAGAATAGATGAGAGCGAGGTGCGTTCAAGATGACGCAACATCTGCCCGGCGCGTGGTGACGCGGGCGGGGATAAACCTCGGGGACCGTGCGGATCCGTAGGGTGGGCACGGTTCCTCCGTGCCCACGATCAGGCCGGGCCTCGTGCACCCGCACTCGTCATGATCGCTGCGAAAGCATGCGGCTTTTAACCGGCATCGAGACTTTCAATGTATCTGAGTCTCAGGCTGTCGATGAAGCCTTCGTCGCGGAGCTCGAGGATGGTCCTGTTGATCCGCGCGATTAAAGCGGGGTCCCGAG from Syntrophobacter fumaroxidans MPOB includes these protein-coding regions:
- a CDS encoding substrate-binding domain-containing protein, giving the protein MMDKQNGHNRRTFLKTALASAAGAVLPAGESRAAAFSRDTLQVWSCGGLAEAFMPANALFEGRTGVRIAYTGAFAAALGKSLLGNAKTEVFGGRVLDLAKKLRQAGKMVYFKPLCFTTYVLATPRGNPARVQSVQDLARPGVRVILAPDASPPGGQAAQVLLKKAGVLEPAMKNAVSLGSCVQRTMEELAEGRGDVSVVELRLTRMPEFQGRVEIIPIPFELFPPPPLTFTIGVMKDAEDRALADHYVEFITSSEGQAFFERAGFIPAISDRGRELTEKLGVKDA
- a CDS encoding 4Fe-4S binding protein, translating into MPRPGLKAWRRLGQLAMLAVVGQWSFYGIFRCPFLVPYISCETCPVITCHGRILSLFWGFWLLLPLSVVFFGRAFCGWACPGGLVNQLLGTSAPIKLRVRNVLTRFAPLGMVLGVAVALYAYFALGQPRAAVPIRVGGFFESAALTFEHANTLWLVRTFFVLGFLALGLALANGWCRFACPTGGVLEILKRFALFRFYKTSDCNECDKCLQVCEMGTRPAEMNCNNCGDCLDVCPADAIRFGRKKSD
- a CDS encoding MBL fold metallo-hydrolase; its protein translation is MEGLHAFMWNSMSANNCNTYLIDAGARVLIDPGHLTLFEHVNAGLKELDLGPGDIDLILSTHVHPDHVEAVKWFNGTPALFAVNEEDWRLFREMAISLGAGMDVEAYVPDFFLAEGELDVKGLKLEIIHTPGHSPGSVSIYWRERKVLFTGDVIFKEGLGRTDLPGGNGELLKRSIKRLSEFDAEWMLAGHGDVVAGAERVRRNFENVARYWFNFI
- the sppA gene encoding signal peptide peptidase SppA: MTRYALSTIVVMIALLATGCIKPKITVFPDATEPLLEHTLQGEGKDKVLLIPVKGFISDTSRGFVLRQKPAMVQEIVSQLKKAEKDKTVKAVLLKVDSSGGSVSASDILYHEIMEFKRRSGAKLVAVLMGTAASGGYYIALPADSIVAHPSTITGSVGVIFIRPKVTGLMDKIGLEVEVDKSGRNKDMGSPFRKTTAEEQQILQHLIDELARKFIDLTVAHRRLEPAALADVSTARVYLAEEALRLGLVDKVGYVDDALREAQTLAGLPPNARVVVYRRAEYPDDNLYNVSTSKSDGGRISLIDLGPADSFSSLHSGFYYLWLPGAGGE
- a CDS encoding radical SAM protein, which translates into the protein MLHDAPRHQPHSRHPCFDAAAGRFYGRIHLPVAPRCNIRCGYCNRSCDCVNESRPGVTSVVLEPEEAASRLEKALREMPFVSVAGIAGPGDPFCEPERTLRTLELIRRKHPDLELCLSSNGLNVRDFIPDLSGLEVHFMTVTMNAVSPDIGAQIYTDVRIGPDVLQGRDAAAALLERQMETIAGLKAKHLAVKVNTVLIPGVNDRHVCAVAQCAAKLGADLMNLIGIIPLPGTALQDVIPPSASHLARLRRTAAVFLPQMHHCRRCRADAAGLLADDRSCRQLPSTRCSTASA